One window of Psychrobacillus sp. FSL H8-0483 genomic DNA carries:
- a CDS encoding group-specific protein, whose translation MVPNKMMNDKLISLNSLKEIDEELYQAYAKKYRTHPDREKLLVRRIPKLDCLWNDVIFFLPLHPHHVFRALKTVGVNIKTNILFYKIPTKNLMNNKNAVYLYLKENDKGPSAEIDSNDIKFIDVESFNELTHIPNDTVTYFEEEHKKGNNFGMFVYIPHILSLGEVSILDSKVINWSEESG comes from the coding sequence ATGGTTCCAAATAAAATGATGAATGACAAGTTGATATCTTTAAATAGTTTGAAAGAGATAGATGAAGAACTTTATCAAGCGTATGCAAAGAAGTATCGAACACATCCTGATCGCGAAAAACTTCTGGTGCGCAGAATTCCCAAACTAGATTGCTTGTGGAATGATGTAATCTTTTTTTTGCCACTTCATCCTCATCATGTATTTCGAGCACTGAAAACGGTTGGTGTAAATATTAAGACGAATATATTATTTTACAAAATACCAACTAAAAATCTAATGAATAATAAAAACGCAGTTTATTTATATCTAAAAGAAAATGACAAAGGTCCATCTGCAGAAATAGATAGTAACGATATTAAATTCATTGATGTAGAAAGTTTCAATGAATTAACTCATATCCCGAATGATACTGTAACATATTTTGAAGAAGAACATAAAAAGGGGAACAATTTTGGAATGTTTGTATATATACCTCATATTTTGAGTCTAGGAGAAGTCAGTATTTTGGACTCAAAAGTCATCAATTGGAGCGAGGAAAGCGGCTAA